In Anaerolineales bacterium, one DNA window encodes the following:
- a CDS encoding nucleoside hydrolase yields the protein MPKHIIFDTDPGIDDALAILLALASPEVVLDGISTIHGNASSAQVTRNALAILELANASHVPVYKGCDLPLVKESLLSPETHGNTGLGYANLPDPQTRPQVQQGSDFLIDSIMSKPGEVTVVAIGPLTNVAMAIRKEPRIVENVKDAFVMGGAIQHAGNTTALAEYNTFVDPHATHIVFHSGMPITLTPLDVTYQCIFTKDDLNRLLKIDSPITKFIADATRFYMEFHDEYQKIDGCVINDPMTLALTFMPEICDYQELYVDVDISTGVGLGNTFADFYNYGKKPANMRVAMGVRPRMFMELFLERMEKLAKSIA from the coding sequence ATGCCGAAGCACATCATTTTCGACACCGACCCCGGCATCGACGACGCGCTGGCGATCCTGCTCGCTCTTGCCTCGCCCGAGGTTGTCCTCGATGGAATCAGCACGATCCACGGGAACGCATCCAGCGCACAGGTGACGCGGAATGCGCTGGCAATTTTGGAACTCGCCAATGCCAGCCATGTCCCTGTATATAAAGGCTGCGACCTGCCGCTGGTGAAAGAATCCCTGCTCAGCCCGGAGACGCACGGGAACACAGGCTTGGGCTACGCAAATCTCCCGGATCCACAGACCAGGCCTCAAGTCCAGCAAGGCAGCGATTTCCTGATTGACAGTATCATGTCGAAGCCGGGAGAAGTTACAGTAGTTGCGATTGGTCCGCTGACGAACGTCGCAATGGCGATACGCAAGGAACCGCGCATTGTCGAAAATGTTAAAGATGCCTTCGTGATGGGCGGGGCGATCCAGCATGCGGGCAATACCACTGCCCTGGCGGAGTACAATACTTTCGTGGACCCGCATGCCACACACATCGTTTTTCATTCAGGGATGCCGATCACGCTTACACCGCTGGATGTGACCTACCAGTGCATCTTTACGAAGGACGATCTGAACCGCTTGTTGAAGATCGACTCGCCGATCACGAAGTTCATCGCGGATGCAACCCGCTTTTACATGGAATTTCATGATGAGTATCAAAAGATCGACGGCTGTGTGATCAACGACCCGATGACCCTGGCACTGACCTTCATGCCGGAGATCTGTGATTATCAGGAGTTGTACGTGGACGTGGACATCTCGACCGGCGTGGGGCTTGGCAACACATTTGCCGATTTTTATAATTACGGGAAGAAACCCGCGAACATGAGGGTGGCAATGGGCGTGCGCCCGCGCATGTTCATGGAACTGTTTCTGGAAAGGATGGAAAAACTGGCAAAATCCATTGCGTGA
- a CDS encoding nucleoside hydrolase, protein MTPTRIIIDTDPGVDDALMFLLALASPEIQLEALTTVQGNVPIEKATRNALSVLELAHASHIPVVQGYSHPMIKSPHNSGEAVHGTSGIGRADLPQPKSRPIEGHAVDYLIERVLAEPNELNIFPIGPLTNIALAIRKEPHFAKAVKELVIMGGAIRSGGNITPLAEFNIHEDPHAAHVVFHADIPITLIPLDVTYKCLLTSEDVERLNKIDSPIARFVCEATAQYMEFYMKYEGFSGCAMHDPLTLAAVIAPELLSIEEHYVDVDISGGISTGKTFADFMKVSKKPANMKVALDVRGRDFVELFVGRMETLSRSISD, encoded by the coding sequence ATGACGCCAACCCGAATCATCATCGACACCGACCCCGGCGTGGACGACGCGCTTATGTTCCTGCTTGCGCTTGCGTCGCCTGAAATCCAACTCGAAGCCCTCACCACCGTGCAGGGCAATGTGCCCATCGAGAAGGCCACACGCAACGCGCTGTCTGTGCTGGAACTTGCACATGCCAGCCATATTCCTGTTGTGCAGGGATACTCACACCCCATGATCAAATCTCCGCACAATTCGGGGGAGGCCGTGCACGGCACCAGCGGAATTGGCAGGGCGGATTTGCCGCAGCCAAAGTCCAGGCCCATTGAGGGGCATGCGGTTGACTATTTGATCGAACGTGTGCTTGCCGAGCCAAATGAACTGAACATCTTCCCCATCGGCCCTTTGACCAATATCGCCCTCGCCATTCGCAAGGAACCTCATTTTGCAAAAGCCGTGAAGGAATTGGTCATCATGGGCGGGGCGATCCGCTCGGGCGGAAACATCACGCCGCTGGCGGAGTTCAACATCCACGAAGACCCGCACGCCGCGCATGTTGTTTTTCATGCGGACATTCCCATCACGCTGATCCCGTTGGATGTCACCTACAAATGCCTGCTCACATCGGAGGATGTGGAACGGTTGAACAAAATCGACTCCCCCATTGCAAGATTTGTCTGCGAGGCGACGGCGCAATACATGGAATTCTATATGAAATATGAAGGCTTTAGCGGCTGCGCCATGCACGATCCGCTCACGCTCGCGGCGGTCATCGCACCGGAACTGCTCTCCATTGAAGAACATTATGTGGATGTGGATATTTCGGGCGGCATCTCGACCGGCAAGACCTTCGCGGACTTCATGAAGGTCTCGAAGAAGCCCGCCAATATGAAAGTTGCACTGGATGTACGCGGTCGAGATTTTGTTGAATTATTCGTCGGGAGGATGGAAACGCTCAGCCGTTCCATTTCAGACTGA
- the rbsK gene encoding ribokinase: MPNHNVLVIGSLNADLVVRVPRFPQPGETISGGDLLTIPGGKGANQAVAAARQGASVAMVGRVGRDNFGPLLADNLRSNRVDTSHVSAADSATGTAIILVEESGQNSIVLSPGANGKVTAQDAASAPDARILLLQFEIPMDAVLHAAKRYKAKGTTVILNPAPARQIPGELLASVDILVPNESELALLTDMPVTDQKSAELAAQELLKRGVKTVIVTLGSKGALLVTDSQAAHVDAFKVDVVDTTAAGDAFIGGFAAKLLESDSPVPQSDMQAAVRYGCACGALAATKPGAQPSLPTKEEVERFIA, from the coding sequence ATGCCAAACCACAATGTCCTCGTCATCGGTTCGCTCAATGCAGATCTGGTCGTCCGTGTGCCCCGCTTTCCCCAGCCCGGCGAAACCATCAGCGGGGGAGACCTGCTGACCATCCCCGGCGGCAAGGGCGCCAATCAGGCCGTCGCCGCCGCGAGACAGGGCGCAAGCGTCGCCATGGTCGGGCGGGTCGGGCGGGATAATTTCGGCCCCCTTTTGGCGGATAATCTCAGATCGAATCGCGTGGACACCTCGCATGTCAGCGCTGCAGATTCAGCCACGGGCACTGCCATCATCCTCGTGGAGGAGAGCGGGCAGAACAGCATCGTTCTTTCGCCGGGCGCAAACGGCAAGGTGACAGCGCAGGATGCGGCTTCTGCACCGGATGCAAGGATTTTACTTTTACAATTCGAGATTCCAATGGACGCGGTTTTGCACGCCGCAAAGCGATACAAAGCCAAAGGCACGACGGTCATTCTTAATCCCGCGCCTGCCCGCCAGATTCCCGGTGAATTGCTCGCCAGCGTGGATATTCTCGTCCCAAACGAAAGCGAGCTGGCTTTACTGACAGACATGCCGGTCACGGACCAAAAATCCGCTGAACTTGCCGCGCAGGAATTATTGAAGCGCGGGGTAAAAACGGTCATTGTGACACTGGGCAGCAAAGGCGCCTTGCTTGTGACAGACTCACAGGCGGCACATGTGGATGCGTTCAAAGTGGATGTGGTGGATACCACCGCCGCCGGCGACGCCTTCATCGGCGGGTTTGCCGCAAAACTCCTGGAGTCAGACAGCCCTGTGCCGCAAAGTGACATGCAGGCGGCTGTCCGTTACGGATGCGCGTGCGGCGCGCTCGCCGCAACCAAACCCGGTGCACAACCCTCCCTGCCGACAAAGGAAGAAGTGGAAAGATTCATCGCGTAG
- a CDS encoding alpha/beta hydrolase produces MNIYYYWVIGELAVIFLFFSFIIYKLWRTAKAKEKAGKPNLPETLNGKISHYTKYILRILGVGLGAFVGVALFITIERTLLSVYMETAPTPSEVTIPPDLGFEVEEITFSSEDGITLAGWLVPSQNDATIILLHGYGGNRMGMIWHAEKLVNAGYGVLMYDERASGESTGEYRSYGWEDTRDVRAAIRFIQSRKAGEKIGAAGCSTGADIVVYSAALYPELGAIWGDGNSTVRAQDLPLPKNPIMALLIAGNYLLDWMYTVKLGIEAPPPMIEVLPDIAPRPVVFVGGGRERPVVGSEAELFTLRFAELAGSNAQAWIIHEATHCDGPFVRTEEYTARMVKFFDTAFGVTR; encoded by the coding sequence GTGAATATCTATTATTACTGGGTGATTGGCGAACTGGCAGTCATTTTTCTGTTCTTTTCTTTCATCATTTACAAATTATGGCGCACGGCAAAGGCAAAGGAAAAAGCAGGGAAACCTAATCTTCCTGAAACCCTGAACGGCAAAATCTCCCATTACACAAAATATATTCTTCGTATTCTTGGTGTGGGGCTTGGAGCATTTGTCGGAGTGGCGCTTTTCATCACCATCGAACGCACCCTGCTGTCTGTGTATATGGAAACTGCGCCCACGCCCAGCGAAGTGACCATCCCCCCCGATTTGGGCTTTGAGGTGGAGGAAATCACATTTTCAAGCGAAGATGGCATCACGCTTGCCGGCTGGCTTGTCCCTTCACAAAATGATGCGACCATTATTCTGCTCCACGGCTATGGCGGCAATCGCATGGGGATGATCTGGCACGCGGAAAAACTTGTGAACGCAGGCTATGGCGTCCTGATGTATGACGAGCGCGCCAGCGGCGAAAGCACGGGGGAATACCGCTCCTACGGCTGGGAGGATACGCGGGATGTGAGGGCGGCGATTCGGTTCATCCAGTCGCGCAAGGCAGGCGAGAAAATCGGTGCGGCGGGATGCTCTACCGGCGCGGACATCGTTGTGTACAGTGCCGCGCTTTATCCTGAACTTGGCGCAATTTGGGGTGATGGCAATTCCACCGTCCGCGCACAGGATTTACCCTTACCGAAGAATCCTATCATGGCGCTGCTAATTGCTGGAAATTATCTGCTGGATTGGATGTACACCGTCAAACTCGGCATCGAAGCGCCCCCGCCCATGATTGAAGTACTTCCTGACATCGCACCACGCCCGGTGGTGTTCGTCGGCGGTGGGAGAGAACGTCCCGTCGTTGGCAGTGAAGCGGAGTTATTCACCCTGCGCTTTGCAGAACTGGCCGGCTCCAATGCGCAGGCCTGGATCATCCACGAAGCCACGCACTGCGATGGTCCCTTTGTGAGAACGGAAGAATATACGGCACGCATGGTCAAATTTTTTGACACGGCATTTGGCGTGACAAGATAA
- the recF gene encoding DNA replication/repair protein RecF, translating to MHLNHLSLTNFRSLTRLDAELPRRAVVLAGRNAQGKTSVLEAIYFLAAFTSFQTHADRQIVNIHEAKNPLAVTRLVADYQRGKTKHRLEARLILEPTGVNGQRLRKEILLDGAKRHVNDVIGHFNAVIFVPQMSQIIEGGPDERRRYLNLALAQAVPAYARVLGEYNQALTQRNALLKALNEGMGNRDQLEVWDEALVRFGAQIILWRIQAVRELERLAARIHHELTRGTEILRLAYEPAYDPLPKPDGQLGLKLDTAIDRSAIELDEIQSGFLARLEQIRGEEIARGVTTIGPHRDDLRFVINKADVSNYGSRGQMRTTLLVLKLAEVEWMKERTGEWPVILLDEVMAELDANRRADLLKYVNEDQQVLFTTTDLTLFSPEFVLNTQVWDVQGGVVTPRR from the coding sequence ATGCATCTAAACCATCTTTCCCTCACCAACTTTCGCAGCCTCACCCGCCTGGATGCAGAACTTCCACGGCGGGCTGTTGTGCTGGCAGGCAGGAATGCACAGGGAAAGACTTCCGTGCTGGAAGCCATCTATTTTCTGGCGGCGTTCACCTCCTTTCAAACGCATGCGGACCGGCAGATTGTAAATATCCACGAGGCAAAGAATCCGCTGGCGGTGACGCGCCTTGTGGCGGATTATCAACGCGGCAAAACGAAGCACCGCCTCGAAGCGCGGCTTATTCTGGAACCAACAGGCGTGAACGGTCAGCGTTTGCGAAAGGAAATTCTGCTGGACGGCGCCAAGCGTCATGTCAATGACGTCATCGGTCATTTCAATGCGGTCATCTTCGTGCCGCAGATGTCACAGATCATCGAAGGCGGGCCCGACGAGCGCCGCCGCTACCTAAACCTTGCCCTTGCGCAGGCGGTCCCCGCGTATGCGCGCGTGCTGGGCGAATATAACCAGGCGCTCACACAGCGCAATGCACTGCTCAAGGCGTTGAATGAAGGCATGGGGAACAGGGACCAGCTTGAAGTCTGGGATGAGGCGCTGGTCAGGTTCGGGGCGCAGATCATTTTGTGGCGCATCCAGGCGGTGCGGGAGCTCGAGCGACTCGCTGCGCGCATCCATCACGAACTGACCCGCGGGACCGAGATCCTGCGCCTTGCCTATGAACCGGCCTACGATCCATTGCCAAAGCCGGATGGACAGCTGGGCTTGAAACTGGATACTGCGATTGACCGTTCAGCCATTGAACTGGATGAAATTCAAAGCGGTTTTCTGGCGCGCCTGGAACAGATTCGCGGCGAGGAGATCGCACGCGGCGTGACGACCATTGGACCGCACCGCGACGATCTGCGTTTCGTCATCAACAAGGCGGACGTGAGTAATTACGGCTCACGCGGTCAAATGCGGACAACGCTGCTGGTGTTGAAACTCGCCGAAGTGGAATGGATGAAGGAACGCACGGGCGAATGGCCCGTCATTTTGCTGGATGAAGTGATGGCCGAGCTGGATGCAAACCGCCGCGCCGATTTATTAAAATATGTAAATGAAGACCAGCAGGTCCTGTTTACGACGACAGACCTGACGTTGTTCTCGCCGGAGTTTGTACTTAATACTCAGGTCTGGGATGTGCAAGGCGGGGTGGTCACACCGAGGAGATAA
- the def gene encoding peptide deformylase, with protein sequence MALRKIVHLPDPILRRKAKPVKNIDKDLQTLIDDMIETMRDAPGVGLAAPQVNIPLQLTVIEYTEDEDDDDEEENEDAPPKPRKLYVLINPEITRVSEEKVVGVEGCLSIPGLIGEVERHESLQVRALNRHGQPVKHKVSGWMARIFQHEIDHLNGVLFTDHATRVWKPSEEDETPLD encoded by the coding sequence ATGGCATTAAGAAAAATCGTACATCTGCCGGATCCCATTTTAAGGCGCAAGGCAAAACCGGTAAAAAATATCGATAAAGACCTGCAGACCCTGATAGACGACATGATCGAGACCATGCGTGACGCCCCGGGCGTTGGGCTTGCCGCACCGCAGGTGAACATCCCCCTGCAGCTGACGGTCATCGAATATACAGAAGACGAGGATGACGACGACGAAGAAGAGAATGAGGATGCGCCGCCCAAGCCCAGGAAATTGTACGTCTTGATCAACCCTGAGATCACCAGGGTTTCGGAGGAAAAAGTAGTGGGCGTGGAGGGCTGTCTCTCCATCCCCGGCTTGATCGGGGAGGTGGAACGGCATGAGTCGCTTCAGGTCAGGGCGCTCAACCGCCATGGTCAGCCCGTGAAACATAAAGTCAGCGGCTGGATGGCACGCATCTTCCAGCATGAGATCGACCATTTGAACGGCGTGCTCTTCACCGACCACGCCACCCGCGTTTGGAAACCAAGTGAAGAGGATGAAACCCCGCTGGACTAA
- a CDS encoding cyclic nucleotide-binding domain-containing protein: MIENKHRAGFLDRIHLFHSLKDEELESIALKLEERTLPADTVVFEIGAKPDGFYMIYKGKIKVTRPREKGEDFLAWLTAGDYFGEEALFEHRNRSATIRTVEETTLLFLSRQDFEILLARYERLKPNFQVAIKSRKLARATMFKWLGPKEVIYFLARRHRIRLYQVLLAPFFALFLPIALFAWAFVSNAVTPVAVGGLLLIAILLWAVWVAIDWSNDYYIVTNQRVVWVERVIGIYDSRQEAPLSTILSVNVETDIIGRTLDYGNVAVRTFVGNIKFDYVDHPNQAADMIRELWERTKSKGTQAQKDAMKNAIRAKLGMTVQKTMEDELPPVIVTEDKEIQKKGLLSIVLGNLFKLRTEDGGTVIYHKHWIVLLQQLARPLIFFLILLGLMISRIWNLAVDPTRAVVEFLETGGFRPDTVVVAIPLLMLPFIGWMVWEYIDWNNDTFMVTPEEIMDIDKTPLGTEERRTAQIENILSTEYKRIGIVGYLFNYGTVYIVVGGTKLSFQDVLDPAGVQADINRRRMARIAKKNEEAAAVERERMATWLVSYHQNRNDFNVPEEADIDELTRLRKAAGQDLSEDLDGLDDILDDQSMDGMEG, translated from the coding sequence GTGATAGAAAACAAACACCGCGCCGGATTTTTGGACAGGATTCATCTCTTCCACAGTCTGAAGGATGAAGAACTTGAAAGTATTGCCCTGAAGCTGGAGGAGCGCACGCTTCCCGCGGATACGGTGGTTTTCGAAATCGGCGCAAAGCCTGACGGTTTTTACATGATCTATAAGGGCAAGATCAAAGTGACGCGCCCGCGCGAAAAAGGCGAGGACTTTCTGGCCTGGCTGACGGCGGGGGACTATTTCGGCGAAGAGGCCCTGTTCGAACACCGCAACCGTTCCGCAACGATCCGAACCGTGGAAGAGACGACTCTCCTGTTTCTCTCGCGCCAGGATTTTGAAATCCTGCTTGCAAGGTATGAAAGGCTGAAGCCGAACTTCCAGGTGGCCATCAAGAGCCGCAAACTGGCGCGCGCCACCATGTTCAAATGGCTGGGTCCCAAGGAGGTCATTTATTTCCTTGCACGCCGGCACAGGATCCGGCTGTATCAGGTGCTGCTGGCACCGTTTTTTGCGCTTTTCCTCCCCATTGCACTTTTTGCATGGGCGTTTGTATCCAATGCGGTCACGCCGGTTGCCGTCGGCGGGCTGCTTTTGATCGCCATTCTGTTATGGGCGGTCTGGGTGGCCATTGACTGGAGCAACGATTATTACATTGTGACCAACCAGCGCGTGGTCTGGGTGGAGCGTGTGATCGGCATCTACGACAGCCGTCAGGAGGCGCCGCTCAGCACCATCCTCTCGGTCAATGTGGAAACGGACATCATTGGCCGCACGCTGGATTACGGCAATGTGGCGGTGCGCACCTTCGTTGGCAACATCAAGTTCGATTATGTGGACCACCCCAATCAGGCGGCGGATATGATCCGCGAACTCTGGGAGCGCACGAAATCAAAGGGTACCCAGGCGCAAAAGGATGCGATGAAGAACGCCATCCGTGCGAAACTGGGCATGACCGTGCAAAAGACGATGGAGGATGAACTGCCCCCCGTCATCGTAACCGAAGACAAGGAAATACAAAAAAAGGGCCTGCTCAGCATTGTGCTGGGCAACCTGTTCAAACTGCGCACGGAGGACGGCGGGACGGTGATCTACCATAAACACTGGATCGTATTGCTGCAGCAGCTGGCGCGCCCTCTGATCTTCTTCCTGATCCTGCTTGGGTTGATGATCTCACGCATCTGGAATCTGGCAGTCGACCCGACCCGGGCAGTTGTGGAATTCCTCGAAACGGGCGGCTTCCGCCCCGATACGGTCGTCGTCGCGATCCCGCTCCTGATGCTGCCCTTCATCGGCTGGATGGTTTGGGAATACATAGACTGGAACAACGACACCTTTATGGTGACGCCCGAAGAGATCATGGATATCGATAAAACACCGCTCGGCACGGAGGAACGCCGCACCGCCCAGATCGAGAACATCCTCAGCACCGAATACAAACGCATTGGCATCGTGGGCTATTTATTTAACTACGGCACGGTATATATCGTCGTGGGCGGCACAAAACTTTCCTTCCAGGATGTGCTCGACCCGGCCGGTGTGCAGGCGGACATCAACCGCCGCCGCATGGCGCGCATCGCCAAAAAGAACGAGGAGGCTGCCGCTGTGGAACGCGAGCGCATGGCGACATGGCTGGTGTCCTATCATCAAAACCGCAATGATTTCAACGTGCCGGAAGAGGCGGATATAGATGAGCTGACCAGACTCAGAAAGGCGGCGGGGCAGGATTTAAGCGAAGACCTTGACGGGCTGGACGACATACTGGATGACCAATCCATGGACGGCATGGAAGGATAG
- a CDS encoding redoxin domain-containing protein: MTLQLGFPVPDFELPDLDGSLHRLSDQRGRIVIVNFWSCECPHSERADNAILEKLTKWGSAVVLLSIASNRNEKLEDVKKTSEARRLPTVLLDADCRVADLFDAQTTPHVFVIDRDGILRYRGAVDDVTFHQRTPTRFFLDEAVESLLEGHLPALAESPAYGCAIVREV, translated from the coding sequence ATGACTTTACAACTGGGTTTTCCCGTCCCCGACTTCGAACTGCCCGATCTCGACGGCAGCCTCCACCGCCTGTCCGACCAGCGCGGCAGGATCGTCATCGTCAACTTTTGGTCGTGCGAATGTCCGCATTCGGAGCGGGCGGATAACGCCATCCTCGAAAAACTAACCAAATGGGGGAGCGCTGTCGTGCTGCTGTCGATTGCATCGAACCGAAACGAAAAACTCGAAGATGTGAAGAAAACATCCGAAGCGCGCCGCCTGCCCACGGTCCTGCTGGATGCGGATTGCCGCGTCGCAGATCTTTTCGACGCACAGACCACTCCGCATGTCTTTGTGATCGACCGCGACGGCATCCTGCGTTACCGCGGCGCTGTGGATGATGTCACGTTTCATCAGCGGACTCCCACCCGCTTCTTTCTGGACGAGGCGGTTGAATCGCTCCTCGAAGGGCATTTGCCCGCGCTGGCGGAATCCCCCGCCTACGGCTGCGCGATTGTGCGTGAAGTTTGA
- a CDS encoding NAD-binding protein, with protein sequence MGKTITHVGEAGAGQVAKAANQIMVAAQMVAMGELLVFSKKAGVDPRKVVEAIKGGAAQCWTLDVKPPRLFEGNRNPGFKAYMQLKDMGIVLDTAKEYDIPISAAEENTKFFQQMIQQGMGELDNSAVVGIIEKLAGVEIV encoded by the coding sequence ATGGGCAAGACCATCACCCACGTCGGCGAGGCCGGCGCGGGGCAGGTGGCAAAAGCCGCCAACCAGATCATGGTCGCCGCGCAGATGGTGGCGATGGGCGAACTGCTGGTCTTCTCGAAGAAGGCGGGCGTGGACCCGCGCAAGGTGGTGGAGGCCATCAAGGGCGGCGCTGCCCAGTGCTGGACGCTGGACGTCAAACCGCCTCGTCTATTTGAAGGAAATCGTAACCCCGGCTTCAAGGCATACATGCAATTGAAAGACATGGGCATCGTACTGGACACCGCGAAGGAGTACGACATTCCGATTTCGGCGGCCGAGGAGAATACCAAATTCTTCCAGCAGATGATTCAGCAGGGCATGGGCGAACTGGATAATTCCGCCGTGGTGGGAATCATCGAGAAATTGGCGGGAGTGGAGATCGTTTGA